The window CAAAAGATGGCGGCCAAAGTTTGTGGCCATGTCGACCGAGTCAGGGGCGGAACAGTTACGAGCTGCCCTTCGGGAAGCCGACGTTCAATGTGAGATTCTTGCAGGCCCCGATGGGTTAATTGAACTTGCTGGACACCCTGATGTTGACATAGTCATGGCGGCTATCGTCGGTGCAGCAGGACTGATGCCAACCTTGACCGCCGCACGATGTGGTAAGCGCATTTTGCTGGCCAACAAGGAATCGTTAGTGATGGCTGGCGAAATTTTCATGCAAACGGCACGCGTGGCCGGAGCGACGATTTTACCGGTCGATTCTGAACACAATGCTTTGTTTCAAGCACTACCCAATCATTTACAGCAGCCGGGCGAGAAAATCGACTGGCGCAGTGTCGGCGTGGATAAACTGGTGTTGACTGCCTCAGGTGGGCCTTTTCTGAACGCCAGTCCAGAGATGCTTGAAGCAGCCACGCCAGAGCAAGCCGTCGCTCATCCCAATTGGTCTATGGGGGCTAAGATTTCTGTCGACTCAGCGACCTTAATGAATAAAGGTCTGGAAGTGATAGAAGCCTGTCATCTGTTCGATTTGCCGCCAAAGCATGTTGAAGTTGTGATCCATCCGCAAAGCATCGTCCATTCTATGGTTTACTATACCGATGGGTCGGTGCTGGCGCAGGCGGGCAACCCAGATATGCGCACCCCAATTGCGCATGCCTTGGCGTGGCCTGACAGAATTGATGCGGGTGTGGAACCTCTCGACCTAACAACTGTCTCAAAGCTTGAATTTTTTCCACCGGATACCGACCGTTTTCCTTGTCTGCGTCTTGCGTATGAATGTATCCGGGTCGGCCAGGACAGGCCAACGGTTTTGA is drawn from Gammaproteobacteria bacterium and contains these coding sequences:
- a CDS encoding 1-deoxy-D-xylulose-5-phosphate reductoisomerase, which gives rise to MKRQRLLVLGATGSIGDSTLSVVSRHSQFEVWGLTAHSNWRKMFELVKRWRPKFVAMSTESGAEQLRAALREADVQCEILAGPDGLIELAGHPDVDIVMAAIVGAAGLMPTLTAARCGKRILLANKESLVMAGEIFMQTARVAGATILPVDSEHNALFQALPNHLQQPGEKIDWRSVGVDKLVLTASGGPFLNASPEMLEAATPEQAVAHPNWSMGAKISVDSATLMNKGLEVIEACHLFDLPPKHVEVVIHPQSIVHSMVYYTDGSVLAQAGNPDMRTPIAHALAWPDRIDAGVEPLDLTTVSKLEFFPPDTDRFPCLRLAYECIRVGQDRPTVLNAANEEAVAAFLARRIGFRQIAEVVDATLNQVPTRSVEELTDILAIDQKARDTARHYIGKL